Proteins from a single region of Sphingopyxis sp. BSN-002:
- the hemN gene encoding oxygen-independent coproporphyrinogen III oxidase — translation MWSYHPDLLARPVPRYTSYPTAMEFTDDVGAEAYGEALDRVEAATPLSLYVHIPFCEQICWYCGCNTGAAGRKQRLADYLAALQSEIALVAKRLGGRGRVRRIAFGGGSPNAIAPVELVRLLDLLLTLFDAHRPDISVELDPRGFSSDWALVLAAARVTRVSLGVQTFAPHVQQAIGRIQPLSHIERVVAALRLRDIDAINFDLMYGLPGQSLADLDETLDEAIRLAPSRIALFGYAHLPDMIPRQRRIDATDLPDARLRFEQAERGYERLTQAGYIPVGFDHFALPGDSLAAAAAEGSVNRNFQGFTDDDAPVLIGFGASAISRFPDLIVQNEKRAGHYRDVVAEDRLAAVRGVYSGSEQQRRAGHIRDLLCRGRTLLGAGDQMTVRQALGEYERRGLIEWDGADLAICDRGLPYVRHVAAEFDRLRGSLGRTRLANV, via the coding sequence ATGTGGTCTTATCATCCCGATCTGCTCGCCCGGCCCGTGCCGCGCTACACCAGCTACCCCACGGCGATGGAGTTCACTGACGATGTCGGGGCAGAAGCCTATGGCGAGGCGCTCGACAGGGTCGAAGCCGCGACGCCGCTCTCGCTCTATGTCCATATCCCCTTTTGCGAGCAGATTTGCTGGTATTGCGGATGCAACACCGGCGCGGCCGGGCGGAAGCAACGCCTCGCGGACTATCTCGCTGCGCTACAGTCGGAGATCGCGCTCGTCGCAAAGCGGCTCGGAGGCCGCGGCCGCGTCCGCCGCATCGCCTTCGGTGGCGGCAGCCCGAATGCGATCGCGCCGGTCGAACTCGTCCGCCTGCTCGATCTTCTGCTGACGCTGTTCGACGCGCATCGGCCCGACATATCGGTCGAACTCGATCCACGCGGCTTCTCGTCCGATTGGGCGCTTGTGCTCGCGGCCGCCCGCGTGACCCGCGTGAGCCTCGGCGTGCAGACCTTTGCACCGCATGTCCAGCAGGCGATCGGACGGATACAACCGCTCTCGCACATCGAGCGTGTCGTCGCGGCGTTGCGGCTCCGCGACATCGATGCGATCAATTTCGACCTGATGTACGGGCTCCCCGGTCAGAGCCTCGCCGATCTCGATGAAACGCTGGACGAAGCGATCCGACTCGCGCCGAGCCGGATCGCGCTTTTCGGTTATGCGCACCTTCCGGACATGATCCCGCGTCAGCGGCGGATCGACGCGACGGACCTGCCGGACGCGCGGTTGCGCTTCGAACAGGCTGAACGAGGATATGAACGCCTGACACAAGCCGGCTACATCCCTGTTGGCTTCGATCATTTTGCCTTGCCGGGAGACTCGCTTGCGGCTGCGGCAGCAGAGGGAAGCGTCAACCGGAACTTTCAGGGCTTTACCGACGATGATGCGCCAGTGCTGATCGGCTTTGGCGCCAGTGCCATAAGCCGCTTTCCCGACCTCATCGTCCAGAATGAGAAGAGAGCAGGTCATTACCGCGATGTCGTCGCAGAGGATCGGCTCGCTGCGGTGCGGGGAGTATATAGTGGTAGCGAACAACAGCGACGCGCTGGCCATATCCGGGATCTCTTGTGTCGTGGCCGCACGCTTCTGGGCGCCGGCGACCAAATGACAGTCCGACAGGCTTTGGGAGAGTATGAGCGGCGCGGCCTTATCGAATGGGATGGGGCCGATCTGGCGATCTGCGACCGCGGGCTCCCCTACGTCCGGCATGTTGCCGCGGAGTTCGATCGCCTGCGAGGAAGCTTAGGCCGCACGAGACTTGCGAACGTCTGA
- the ccoS gene encoding cbb3-type cytochrome oxidase assembly protein CcoS yields MNGLILLIPVALGLGLLGLAAFFWSLRQGQFEDLDGAALRIFVEDDQDQPS; encoded by the coding sequence GTGAACGGTCTTATCCTTCTCATTCCGGTCGCGCTCGGGCTTGGCTTGCTTGGGCTCGCCGCCTTCTTTTGGTCGCTCCGCCAAGGCCAGTTTGAGGATCTCGATGGCGCAGCGCTTCGCATCTTTGTCGAGGACGACCAGGATCAACCGTCATGA
- a CDS encoding heavy metal translocating P-type ATPase codes for MTAAAASALVERDFAVPDIRCAGCIAKLEQGLVRDKRIAAARVNFTEKRVHVSCASDAEMPDLLGAFATLGFEAHPIGTGADEASAEAETTRELLRAVAVSGFAMMNIMLLSVSVWSGATGATRDLFHWLSAMIALPTVAYAGRPFFRSAWRALRHRRTNMDVPISIGVLLVSVMSLYETATHGAHAYFDGAVMLLFFLLCGRWLDSVMRDRARGGVTALLRNMGTGAMVYRHERSTHWVDATALEPGMVMLVAAGERLAADGVVAGGSSSIDLSLLTGESAPQTVRLGDAVHAGTLNLDAPIRVRVTAAGADTAIADIARLMGEAAQGKSRYVRIADRAARLYAPAVHTLALLAFAGWMIAGAGWHQSLLIAAAVLIITCPCALGLAVPAAQIVAAGSLMRGGVLIKDGSALERLSEVDLALVDKTGTLTLGRPEAHGLDRLDIGIKSLILALAQASRHPLSEALTRGLQVYDVRPADIRSIRETPGFGVEGHWSDRTVTLGRPIGTELGDALVTQLAVDGRPVATIRFADQLRPDAAEAIEALRGEGIGAMILSGDRAEAVAPVARELGIMAQTAMSPHDKLEAIARQAALGHKVLMIGDGLNDGPALAAGHASMAPGSASDVGKNAADCIFLGDRLMPVVETIRMARRTQAIVRQNFMLAIFYNVIAVPLAFLGLVTPLVAAIAMSGSSLLVVGNALRLKAAIR; via the coding sequence ATGACCGCCGCTGCTGCTTCCGCGCTGGTCGAACGCGACTTCGCCGTTCCCGACATTCGCTGCGCGGGATGCATCGCGAAACTCGAGCAGGGGCTCGTGCGCGACAAGCGCATCGCTGCGGCGCGCGTGAACTTCACCGAGAAGCGCGTGCATGTTTCTTGCGCATCGGACGCAGAAATGCCCGATCTCCTCGGCGCCTTCGCCACGCTGGGGTTCGAGGCGCACCCGATCGGAACGGGCGCCGACGAGGCCAGCGCCGAGGCCGAAACGACGCGCGAGTTGCTGCGTGCCGTCGCTGTGTCGGGCTTCGCGATGATGAACATCATGCTCTTGTCGGTATCGGTCTGGTCGGGCGCGACGGGGGCTACCCGCGACCTGTTCCACTGGCTGTCGGCTATGATCGCATTGCCGACTGTCGCTTATGCCGGTCGCCCCTTCTTCCGTTCGGCCTGGCGCGCGCTGCGCCATCGGCGCACCAACATGGATGTCCCGATCAGCATCGGGGTGCTCCTCGTGAGCGTGATGAGCCTCTACGAGACGGCGACGCACGGCGCTCACGCCTATTTCGACGGCGCGGTGATGCTGCTCTTCTTCCTGCTCTGTGGCCGCTGGCTCGATAGCGTGATGCGCGATCGCGCGCGTGGAGGCGTCACAGCATTGCTTCGCAACATGGGCACCGGTGCGATGGTCTATCGCCACGAACGTTCGACGCACTGGGTCGATGCCACGGCGCTTGAACCGGGGATGGTCATGCTCGTTGCTGCCGGCGAACGGCTTGCGGCCGATGGTGTCGTCGCCGGCGGGTCGAGCAGCATCGATCTGTCGCTGCTAACCGGCGAAAGCGCCCCGCAGACGGTTCGCCTTGGAGATGCCGTCCACGCCGGGACGCTCAATCTCGATGCACCGATCCGCGTGCGTGTGACCGCCGCCGGCGCCGATACCGCGATCGCCGACATTGCGCGGCTGATGGGCGAGGCGGCGCAGGGCAAATCGCGCTACGTTCGCATCGCCGACCGCGCGGCGCGGCTTTACGCCCCGGCCGTTCATACGCTTGCGCTCCTCGCTTTTGCGGGCTGGATGATCGCGGGTGCGGGTTGGCACCAGAGCCTGCTCATCGCGGCCGCCGTGCTGATCATCACCTGCCCCTGCGCGCTTGGTCTCGCCGTGCCGGCGGCGCAGATCGTCGCCGCCGGTTCGCTGATGCGTGGCGGCGTGCTTATTAAGGACGGCTCGGCGCTTGAACGCTTGTCCGAAGTCGATCTCGCGCTTGTCGACAAAACCGGAACCCTGACGCTCGGACGACCCGAAGCGCACGGACTCGATCGCCTCGATATCGGCATCAAGTCGCTGATCCTCGCGCTGGCGCAGGCGAGCCGCCATCCGCTCAGCGAAGCATTGACCCGCGGTCTTCAGGTCTATGACGTCCGTCCGGCCGACATTCGATCGATCCGCGAGACGCCGGGCTTCGGTGTCGAGGGCCACTGGTCCGATCGCACGGTGACCCTCGGGCGTCCGATTGGCACCGAGCTCGGCGACGCGCTGGTCACCCAGCTCGCAGTCGACGGCCGCCCCGTCGCAACCATCCGCTTCGCCGACCAGTTGCGCCCCGACGCCGCCGAGGCGATCGAAGCGCTGCGCGGCGAGGGGATAGGCGCCATGATCCTGTCCGGCGATCGCGCCGAAGCCGTCGCGCCCGTCGCGCGCGAACTCGGTATCATGGCGCAGACCGCGATGAGCCCGCACGACAAGCTCGAGGCGATCGCGCGCCAGGCGGCGCTCGGGCATAAAGTCCTCATGATCGGTGATGGGCTGAACGACGGGCCCGCGCTCGCGGCAGGCCATGCGTCGATGGCGCCGGGCTCGGCGAGCGATGTCGGGAAAAATGCCGCCGACTGCATCTTCCTCGGCGACCGTTTGATGCCCGTCGTCGAGACAATCCGGATGGCGCGGCGGACGCAGGCGATTGTGCGGCAGAATTTCATGCTGGCGATCTTCTATAACGTCATCGCCGTACCGCTCGCCTTCCTTGGGCTGGTTACGCCGCTCGTTGCGGCGATTGCCATGTCGGGATCCTCGCTCCTTGTCGTCGGCAACGCCCTTCGCCTCAAGGCCGCAATACGGTGA
- a CDS encoding FixH family protein, with translation MTERPTSQAFTGWHMTAILVAFFAVVMTVNFTMARLASSTFGGTVVDNSYVASQHYNEWLKRAEAQDRLGWTETVSLDPARHVLLTIGKNNRPLADLRVSATVNHPVGRTAPAALHFEPTAGGVLRSTRPLAPGRWRLDLVVRHGSDEARYRKDVQ, from the coding sequence ATGACCGAGCGACCGACCTCTCAGGCCTTCACCGGCTGGCATATGACGGCGATCCTGGTCGCCTTCTTCGCTGTCGTGATGACCGTCAACTTCACGATGGCGCGCCTCGCATCCTCGACCTTCGGGGGGACGGTCGTCGATAACAGCTATGTCGCGAGCCAGCATTATAACGAATGGCTGAAGCGCGCCGAAGCGCAGGATCGCCTCGGCTGGACCGAGACCGTGAGCCTCGACCCCGCCCGGCATGTCCTGCTGACCATAGGCAAGAATAACCGCCCGCTCGCCGACCTCCGCGTGTCGGCGACCGTCAATCATCCGGTTGGGCGCACCGCGCCCGCCGCGCTCCATTTCGAGCCCACGGCAGGCGGCGTGCTGCGCTCGACCCGCCCGCTGGCGCCCGGGCGGTGGCGGCTCGACCTTGTCGTGCGGCACGGCAGCGACGAAGCGCGGTACCGGAAGGATGTGCAATGA
- the ccoG gene encoding cytochrome c oxidase accessory protein CcoG: MASPEDLTGAPASLYAARKGVYPKKVDGFFRRLKWAIMAVTLAIYYGTPWIRWDRGPYAPDQAVLVDLAHRRFYMFQIEIWPHEFYYVAGLLIMAGIGLFLVTSAVGRAWCGYACPQTVWTDLFQHVDRLIDGDRNAQLRLANGQWSIEKLAKRGLKYLVYLTVAFWTGGAWIMYFADAPTLTHDFWTGQAAPIAYGTVAVLTATTFVLGGFMREQVCIYMCPWPRIQTAMMDEKSLLVTYKDWRGEPRGSVKKGQAHPGTFGDCVDCNQCVAVCPTGIDIREGPQIGCITCALCIDACDGVMSQIGRPRGLIDYCTLDDAASEKAGGVAQPVRKTLMRPRTLLYLGVWSAIGAAMLFSLGQRTRLDLAVQHERSPLYVQLSDGHIRNTYTLKLRNMEARPRRVAVTVSGLPGAALWSETGSRGAAGDRIEVPLAPDSVTRVKLFVVAPGGGPARQDFTIAARALDRDPGGDSETIQFDQPEPGQ, encoded by the coding sequence ATGGCCAGCCCTGAGGATCTGACCGGCGCCCCGGCCTCGCTCTATGCAGCGCGCAAGGGCGTCTATCCCAAAAAGGTCGACGGCTTCTTCCGCCGGCTGAAGTGGGCGATCATGGCGGTCACGCTTGCCATCTATTATGGCACGCCCTGGATCCGCTGGGATCGCGGTCCCTATGCCCCCGACCAGGCGGTGCTCGTCGATCTCGCGCATCGGCGCTTCTACATGTTCCAGATCGAAATCTGGCCGCATGAATTCTACTATGTTGCAGGCCTGCTCATCATGGCGGGGATCGGTCTTTTCCTCGTCACGAGCGCGGTGGGGCGCGCCTGGTGCGGCTATGCCTGCCCTCAGACGGTGTGGACCGACCTCTTCCAGCACGTCGACCGGCTGATCGATGGCGACCGCAACGCGCAGTTACGGCTTGCGAACGGACAATGGTCTATCGAAAAGCTGGCGAAGCGCGGTCTCAAATATCTGGTCTATCTCACCGTTGCTTTCTGGACCGGCGGCGCGTGGATCATGTATTTTGCCGACGCGCCGACGCTGACTCATGATTTCTGGACCGGGCAGGCGGCGCCGATCGCCTATGGAACGGTGGCGGTTCTCACCGCGACGACCTTCGTTCTCGGCGGCTTCATGCGCGAACAGGTGTGCATCTATATGTGCCCCTGGCCGCGCATCCAGACCGCGATGATGGACGAGAAGTCGCTGTTGGTGACTTACAAGGACTGGCGCGGCGAACCACGCGGCAGCGTCAAGAAGGGGCAAGCGCACCCCGGGACCTTCGGCGACTGCGTCGACTGCAACCAGTGCGTCGCGGTCTGTCCGACCGGCATCGACATTCGCGAGGGGCCGCAGATCGGCTGCATCACCTGCGCGCTGTGCATCGATGCCTGCGACGGGGTGATGAGCCAGATCGGGCGGCCGCGCGGGCTCATCGACTATTGCACGCTCGACGATGCCGCGTCCGAAAAGGCCGGCGGCGTCGCGCAGCCGGTGCGCAAAACGCTGATGCGGCCGAGAACCTTGCTCTATCTCGGCGTGTGGAGTGCGATCGGCGCCGCGATGCTCTTCTCGCTCGGCCAGCGCACCCGCCTCGATCTCGCCGTCCAGCACGAGCGCAGTCCGCTCTATGTCCAGCTCTCCGACGGTCATATTCGCAACACCTATACACTGAAACTCCGCAACATGGAGGCGCGGCCGCGCCGGGTCGCGGTGACCGTCAGCGGCCTCCCGGGCGCCGCGCTCTGGTCCGAGACAGGATCGCGCGGAGCTGCGGGAGACCGGATTGAAGTGCCGCTCGCACCCGACAGCGTCACCCGCGTCAAGCTCTTCGTCGTCGCACCCGGCGGCGGACCGGCGCGCCAGGATTTCACCATCGCGGCCCGCGCGCTCGATCGCGATCCCGGCGGCGACTCAGAGACCATCCAGTTCGACCAACCGGAGCCAGGACAATGA
- the ccoP gene encoding cytochrome-c oxidase, cbb3-type subunit III: MADLDNQTPTGGNRIDEATGTSTVGHEWDGIEELNTPLPRWWLWTFYLTIVWALGYVILYPAWPMIDGATKGALGWSSRGQLEQELAADAKRRAPTVDAIAATDIVDLPAKPALMQAAVQGGGAAFRVHCVQCHGAGGAGLKKLYPSLTDDDWLWGGDLGSIHYTITNGIRNPDHPGTRTSQMPAFGRDGILEPAQIADAVSFVRVISRQEKPSPSSARGATVFETNCAVCHGAGGEGGRQVGAPKLTDAIWLYGGDRDSLTATINQPRNGVMPRWGERLDPVTIKMLATYVYSLGGGEKTPVAPTAKGQGADGQP, encoded by the coding sequence ATGGCTGACTTGGACAACCAGACACCCACCGGCGGAAACCGCATCGACGAGGCGACCGGCACGAGCACGGTCGGCCATGAATGGGATGGCATCGAGGAGCTTAACACGCCCCTGCCGCGCTGGTGGCTGTGGACCTTCTACCTGACCATCGTCTGGGCACTGGGCTATGTCATACTCTATCCGGCCTGGCCGATGATCGATGGCGCCACCAAGGGCGCACTCGGCTGGTCGAGCCGCGGCCAGCTCGAACAGGAGCTCGCCGCCGACGCGAAGCGCCGCGCGCCGACGGTCGACGCGATCGCTGCGACCGATATCGTCGATCTGCCAGCCAAGCCCGCGCTGATGCAGGCTGCGGTGCAGGGCGGCGGCGCAGCGTTTCGCGTCCATTGCGTTCAGTGCCACGGCGCGGGCGGGGCGGGGCTCAAGAAGCTCTATCCGAGCCTCACCGACGACGACTGGCTCTGGGGCGGAGATCTCGGCTCGATCCATTACACGATCACGAACGGCATCCGGAACCCCGATCACCCGGGCACGCGCACCAGCCAGATGCCCGCATTCGGGCGCGACGGCATTCTCGAACCCGCGCAAATTGCAGATGCCGTGAGTTTTGTGCGCGTGATCAGCCGGCAGGAAAAGCCGAGTCCCTCGTCCGCGCGTGGCGCAACTGTCTTCGAGACCAATTGCGCGGTATGCCACGGCGCGGGCGGCGAGGGCGGGCGGCAGGTGGGCGCACCGAAGCTCACCGATGCGATCTGGCTGTACGGCGGCGACCGTGACAGCCTCACTGCCACGATCAACCAGCCGCGCAACGGCGTGATGCCACGCTGGGGCGAGCGCCTCGACCCGGTCACCATCAAGATGCTCGCGACCTATGTCTATTCGCTGGGCGGCGGAGAGAAGACGCCTGTGGCGCCCACCGCGAAAGGACAGGGAGCCGATGGCCAGCCCTGA
- a CDS encoding cbb3-type cytochrome c oxidase subunit 3 produces the protein MSYDALRHFADSWGLLAMAILFLGLVAWPFRKAARPRNDAAARMIFKDDEHG, from the coding sequence ATGAGCTACGACGCGCTCCGCCATTTCGCCGACAGCTGGGGGCTCCTCGCCATGGCCATCCTCTTCCTCGGCCTCGTCGCCTGGCCGTTCCGCAAGGCCGCGCGCCCGCGCAACGACGCCGCCGCACGTATGATCTTCAAGGACGACGAACATGGCTGA
- the ccoO gene encoding cytochrome-c oxidase, cbb3-type subunit II, whose translation MAKEKAAKGFSHKTLERNVSLLGLFALVAVTIGGIVEIAPLFWIDNTIEKVDGMRPYTPLELAGRNIYMREGCYTCHSQMIRPFRDEVERYGHYSLAAESMYDHPFQWGSKRTGPDLARVGGRYSDEWHRAHLIDPRSVVPESIMPPYAFLADRDLETGDMRNDLTALYRVGVPYSKADIAKANDDIAAQANPEAGAGDLAKRYPKVQVRDFDGDPDRITEMDALVAYLQMLGTLVDVDKAGPQERPHEAETAPAGAKAP comes from the coding sequence ATGGCAAAAGAGAAGGCCGCAAAGGGCTTCAGCCACAAGACTCTCGAGCGTAACGTCAGCCTGCTCGGCCTGTTCGCGCTCGTTGCGGTCACGATCGGGGGCATCGTCGAGATCGCGCCCCTGTTCTGGATCGACAATACGATCGAGAAGGTCGACGGGATGCGGCCCTACACTCCGCTCGAGCTTGCCGGGCGCAACATCTACATGCGCGAGGGCTGTTACACCTGCCACAGCCAGATGATCCGTCCCTTCCGCGACGAGGTCGAACGCTACGGTCATTACAGCCTCGCGGCCGAGAGCATGTACGATCATCCCTTCCAATGGGGATCGAAGCGCACCGGACCCGACCTTGCGCGCGTCGGCGGCCGCTATTCGGACGAATGGCATCGCGCGCATCTGATCGATCCCAGGAGCGTCGTGCCCGAATCGATCATGCCGCCCTACGCTTTCCTTGCCGATCGCGATCTCGAAACCGGCGACATGCGCAATGATCTCACCGCGCTTTACCGCGTCGGCGTGCCTTATTCGAAGGCGGATATCGCCAAGGCGAACGACGATATCGCTGCGCAGGCCAATCCTGAGGCAGGGGCAGGCGATCTCGCCAAGCGCTATCCCAAGGTGCAGGTTCGCGACTTCGACGGCGATCCCGACCGCATCACCGAAATGGATGCGCTCGTCGCCTATCTCCAAATGCTCGGCACTCTCGTCGACGTCGACAAGGCGGGGCCGCAGGAACGTCCGCACGAAGCCGAAACCGCACCGGCCGGAGCGAAAGCGCCATGA
- the ccoN gene encoding cytochrome-c oxidase, cbb3-type subunit I, translated as MDTLVAKAGGWLGLAFLALVMAAVAVDAPFAVHMIIVAFACLLMLWATVSRANYEAIARGLLKMPADEGVYDDDPIRWGVIATLFWGIAGMAAGLFIALQLAFPALNLGFEYTTFGRLRPLHTSAVIFAFGGNALIATSYYVVQRTCRARLAFPTLARFVFWGYQLFIVLAATGYLMGVTEAKEYAEPEWYVDLWLTIVWVAYLVVFLGTIVKRREPHIYVANWFYLSFIITIAMLHLVNNLSMPASIFGSKSYAAFAGVQDALTQWWYGHNAVGFFLTAGFLAMMYYFVPKQAERPVYSYRLSIIHFWSLIFLYIWAGPHHLHYTALPDWAQTLGMVFSIMLWMPSWGGMINGLMTLNGAWDKIRTDPIIRMMVMALAFYGMSTFEGPMMSIKWVNSMSHYTDWTIGHVHSGALGWNGMITFACVYYLVPRLWGRPRLYSLRMVNWHFWLATVGIVFYAASMWVAGIMQGLMWREYGADGYLVYSFAESVAAMHPMYLIRAAGGAMYLAGFLIMIVNVWATLAGKVRAEKPMTETPHNAAADRPLAIAPAE; from the coding sequence ATGGATACTCTGGTAGCAAAGGCGGGAGGCTGGCTCGGGCTGGCGTTCCTTGCGCTGGTGATGGCTGCGGTGGCGGTCGATGCGCCCTTTGCCGTTCACATGATCATCGTCGCGTTCGCCTGCCTGCTGATGCTCTGGGCGACCGTGTCGCGCGCCAATTATGAGGCGATCGCGCGCGGCTTGCTCAAAATGCCCGCGGACGAGGGCGTCTATGACGACGACCCGATCCGCTGGGGCGTCATCGCGACCTTGTTCTGGGGCATCGCGGGGATGGCGGCGGGGCTGTTCATCGCGCTGCAGCTCGCGTTTCCGGCGCTCAATCTAGGGTTTGAATATACGACATTCGGGCGCCTGCGCCCGCTGCATACCTCGGCGGTGATCTTCGCCTTTGGCGGCAACGCGCTGATCGCGACCAGCTATTATGTCGTTCAGCGCACCTGCCGCGCTCGGCTCGCTTTCCCGACGCTCGCGCGTTTCGTCTTCTGGGGATACCAGCTCTTCATCGTGCTCGCCGCGACCGGCTACCTGATGGGGGTCACCGAGGCGAAGGAATATGCCGAACCCGAATGGTATGTCGATCTCTGGCTGACGATTGTCTGGGTCGCCTATCTCGTCGTCTTCCTCGGCACGATCGTGAAGCGCCGCGAGCCGCATATCTATGTCGCGAACTGGTTCTACCTCAGTTTCATCATCACCATCGCGATGCTGCACCTCGTCAACAATCTGTCGATGCCTGCGAGCATCTTCGGATCGAAGAGCTATGCCGCCTTCGCGGGCGTCCAGGATGCGCTGACGCAGTGGTGGTACGGGCATAACGCGGTCGGCTTCTTCCTGACCGCGGGCTTCCTCGCGATGATGTATTATTTCGTGCCGAAGCAGGCCGAGCGGCCGGTTTATTCCTACCGCCTGTCGATCATCCACTTCTGGTCGCTGATCTTCCTCTACATCTGGGCGGGACCGCACCATCTTCATTACACCGCGCTGCCCGACTGGGCGCAAACGCTCGGCATGGTCTTCTCGATCATGCTCTGGATGCCGAGCTGGGGTGGCATGATCAACGGCCTGATGACGCTGAACGGCGCGTGGGACAAGATCCGCACCGACCCGATCATCCGCATGATGGTGATGGCGCTCGCCTTCTACGGCATGAGCACCTTCGAAGGCCCGATGATGTCGATCAAATGGGTCAACTCGATGTCGCATTATACCGACTGGACGATCGGTCATGTCCATTCGGGCGCGCTCGGCTGGAACGGCATGATCACCTTCGCCTGCGTCTATTATCTGGTGCCGCGCCTCTGGGGCCGTCCGCGCCTCTACAGCCTGCGCATGGTCAACTGGCACTTCTGGCTCGCAACCGTCGGGATCGTTTTCTACGCCGCGTCGATGTGGGTCGCGGGCATCATGCAGGGCCTGATGTGGCGCGAATATGGCGCCGACGGCTACCTCGTTTACAGCTTCGCCGAAAGCGTCGCAGCCATGCATCCGATGTATCTGATCCGCGCGGCGGGCGGGGCGATGTATCTCGCCGGCTTCCTCATCATGATCGTCAACGTCTGGGCGACGCTCGCGGGCAAGGTCCGCGCCGAGAAGCCGATGACCGAAACTCCCCACAATGCGGCGGCGGATCGCCCGCTCGCCATCGCGCCCGCCGAATAA
- a CDS encoding OmpW family outer membrane protein — protein sequence MKRSHLPIVAMAAALAIPGQAYAKTGDVQFKIFATYVAPDGKISDVKLDAIGLPANTQAKADDNITPTVAIEYFVADAISIETIAGVTQHDVNGRGGLNGATLVSDAKIVPATLTLKYHFGKDGGIQPYVGAGPSYFIFIDEKPGATTRALGATRQKMGDKLGVALQAGIDIPVNDKGLAFSLDAKRYFLRPTATWFAGATPVLKTRHTLDPWVLSAGVAFRF from the coding sequence ATGAAAAGAAGCCATCTCCCCATCGTCGCAATGGCGGCCGCCTTGGCAATTCCCGGCCAGGCATATGCCAAGACCGGCGACGTCCAGTTCAAGATTTTTGCGACCTATGTGGCGCCCGACGGCAAGATCAGCGACGTGAAGCTCGATGCGATCGGCTTGCCGGCAAACACGCAGGCAAAGGCCGACGACAATATCACGCCGACGGTGGCGATCGAATATTTCGTCGCCGACGCCATCTCGATCGAGACCATCGCCGGCGTGACCCAGCATGACGTCAACGGACGCGGCGGCCTCAACGGCGCGACGCTGGTGTCCGATGCGAAGATCGTGCCTGCGACACTCACCCTCAAATATCATTTCGGCAAGGATGGCGGCATCCAGCCCTATGTCGGCGCGGGTCCGAGCTATTTCATCTTTATCGACGAGAAGCCCGGCGCCACCACGCGCGCGCTCGGCGCAACGCGCCAGAAGATGGGCGACAAGCTCGGGGTCGCGCTGCAGGCGGGCATCGACATTCCGGTGAACGACAAGGGACTCGCCTTCTCGCTCGACGCAAAGCGCTATTTCCTGCGTCCGACAGCGACCTGGTTTGCCGGAGCCACGCCTGTACTCAAAACGCGCCACACGCTCGACCCATGGGTACTCAGCGCCGGCGTCGCCTTCCGCTTCTGA
- a CDS encoding Crp/Fnr family transcriptional regulator — MNDCLSCIVRNRAICASLGREELLLLGKMGRRQRVSSGHTLLWEGDDAPVVANVLEGVLKLVTATADGREQIVGVVFPSDFIGRPFGVESPYSVSAMSDSELCIFNRDSFDDFASGHPDLQQKLLRRTLDELDRARGWMLLLGRKSASEKVASFLLEMSARLSDHGCRPGKQGVFELPFGRQQIADILGLTIETTSRQLTGMRSDGLIDLPSRREIRINDAAALREMAG, encoded by the coding sequence ATGAATGACTGCCTGTCCTGCATCGTTCGCAACCGCGCGATCTGCGCAAGCCTCGGTCGCGAGGAATTGCTGCTGCTGGGCAAAATGGGCCGACGCCAGCGCGTCTCGAGCGGCCATACGCTTCTCTGGGAGGGCGACGATGCCCCCGTCGTAGCCAATGTCCTGGAAGGGGTGCTGAAGCTTGTGACCGCGACCGCCGACGGGCGCGAGCAGATCGTCGGCGTCGTCTTCCCGTCCGACTTTATCGGTCGGCCATTTGGCGTCGAAAGTCCCTATAGCGTCAGCGCGATGAGCGATTCCGAGCTTTGCATCTTCAACCGCGACAGTTTCGACGATTTTGCTTCGGGCCATCCGGACCTTCAGCAGAAACTGCTCCGCCGGACGCTCGATGAACTCGATCGCGCGCGGGGCTGGATGCTGCTTCTCGGGCGCAAGTCGGCATCCGAGAAGGTTGCATCCTTCCTCCTCGAAATGTCCGCGCGGCTGTCTGACCATGGCTGCCGACCCGGGAAACAAGGCGTGTTCGAGCTGCCATTTGGTCGTCAGCAGATAGCCGATATTCTCGGCCTCACGATCGAGACGACGAGCCGACAACTGACCGGGATGCGCTCCGACGGGCTTATCGATCTGCCTTCGCGGCGCGAAATCCGCATCAACGATGCCGCAGCGCTCAGGGAGATGGCGGGATGA